CTCACTAATTAATGCATGATGTTGAAAACAAAAGTGTGATGTGTATTCAAATTCGTTTGAGTCAAATACACGATTTATTCATTTGTGGTTGTATTTTGACAATATAGCTCACaatattaatcttatttttattactactgttaaaattatttagaatttttgtataatttttatagtactattaaatattgaggTATTGACACCTAATATCAGAAAACTTTTCAAAagtttattttctctcacaaactttaaatttggtatataatatcaaaaacttaaataattgTTGTACTTTTCCACCGACGACAAAATCTGgctaaattaaaatgagatagaaaatcatatttaccttctaggaactttataattatattagtattatcatttttctggTAACAAAATCTAATGTGATgtagtgaaaaatgagttgtaGTTAGATCCCCTCGTTGGTGGGAAAATTcaagttcgtggaccaaaacaaaattttggagtGTTTCATGATGTAAATATTTGAGTCAcgaaaatatattgtaaaacaAAGGACCGCATAGCGCAGTGGATTAGCGCGTCTGACTTCGGATCAGAAGGTCGTGGGTTCGACTCCCACTGTGGTCGTTTTATTGTTTCTAATTTCTTTAGGTAATTAGGCCTTGGGCCCAATTgcgttttttcttttttatttcttaatgggccttttttttctttctcttaccTTAGTAATGGGTGTAGCCCAACAAGTAAATTCAAAGtcattaaaattgatgaattcaTTCTATAGTGTTGTGTCTGCCCGCGGGTGTGTgccaaaaatactactccctccgtctcataatacgaatcatatttgatgtgagcacgagttttaagaaatgtaaaaaatagtgaattactagaagttagtggaatataatgTCTagttttagtaataaaatatgagtaaagtGCGGAATGTAAGacttacttaccatttatagtaaaagtgaaatatgacttTTATTGTGTAACGGaccaaaatcacaaatttgaCTCTGACGGAGGGAGCATGTGTTTTAAGATTGAAATTTAGTTCcaaagcttttttttttttaatgatggAGTACTAAATTCTAGTAATagattcaaaattgaaatttcaagtGTGAGCAAGATGGGTCAGGAAATATATCGAAATACGAAACTTATCATATTGAACAtatcaaatttccataataTCATGATTTTTGGTACGAATGTACGATAATgacttaatttttatataccacgttatatcaaaataaaatttgaatgcaTACCATAAATTACGATGTACAGTGCCTACAACTGTAAATTATGCTATAATAATCTTGAGAAATTTAGGGTGTGTTCAGTTTGCAAAATTGTATCCcggattaaatttgtagtgtatTTGGTTCATGAAATTCAAcccacaacttaatcttagatggataatAAAAGGATAAGAGTACTCCCAATGCTCTCCctaaaaactcccttatttctccctaactcctgccacatcagcaccaaaatttatccccagtttttagccaacttttaatTAACTGCCTCCaatatttctcccttatttctccctaactcaacatttcatttttacatcatcatttttaatattgtttaattttccctacaaatgtgtttaataaatagattattttatgtagaaaaactaaaatgacGTTAGTTAACATAGAAATATAAGATCCGGAGCCGGATCCGTAAAAGGTAGGCCCAAATAGGAATACAAACATGGGAAATGTAAAtgctccctctctctctctcgcaATCAAATCTGAAATCACTCCAAAAACACAACACTTCttccatcttcttccttcAATGGCAACATCAATCAAACACATGAAATGAGCAATCTCAACGATCCCCCACAATGAAGCACTTGCACAAGCAATCCACCTCCTCCCGCAAAGACGAAGAGTCCCCCTACTCCCCCAAATCCCTCAAGCACCCCCGATCCCTCCCCCGCTCCCTCTCCTACCTCCTCCGCGAGCAGCGCCTCCTCTTCATCCTCCTCGGCATCCTCATTGGCTCcaccttcttcctcttccGCCCTTCCGCCCTCTCCCCCCCGCCCGATCGCATTTCAGCCGACTCCCTCTCCGATTTCTCCGCCAATTACAATTATAACAAGTTCGCCAAGGGCGTGGGCAGGGTTCCCGTCGGGATTGGGCGGCGGAGGAAGCGGATCGTCGTCACCGGCGGCGCGGGCTTCGTCGGGAGCCATTTGGTGGATAAGCTCGTTGCGAGAGGGGATGATGTGATCGTGATTGATAATTTCTTCACTGGCAGGAAGGAGAATGTGGTGCATTTGTTTGGGAATTCGAGGTTTGAGCTGATTAGGCATGATGTTGTTGAGCCGATTCTGCTTGAGGTGGATCAGATCTACCATTTGGCGTGCCCTGCTTCGCCCGTGCATTATAAGTATAACCCTGTCAAGACTATCATATCCTGTCACTGTGGTTTGGGGATTATACTAAATTTTGGATCTTTCAGTTTGATTCCAGCTTAGATCAACGATTGCTTGAAAATTAAAGTGTGTTTGTgtctttaattatgttttaggtatgtttttgcttttgattGAATTGATTACTGTGAAAATTATGAGTTAAATTCCAGCTTAGATCAACGATTACTGTGAAAATTATACGTATTTTGTGTGTTCAATTTGTGTTTTAGGTTGATAtgtttttgcttttgattGATTAGATTACTGTgaaaatatgtgaaaatgatGTGTTTAATTCCAGCTTAGATCAACGATTACTGtgaaaattatgtgtttaGGTGTTCAATTTGTGTTTTAGGTTGctatgttttttcttttgtacaATAGATTACTGTGAAAATTATGAGTTTAAATCCAGCTTAGATCAGCGATTACTGTGAAAATTATGCGTGCCTTGTATTTGTTTGTTCAATTTGTTTTTGAGGTTGCTATGCTTTTGCTTTTGGTTGAATGCATGATGTGTTTCTTTTACCTCGATTTTACTGTGTTTGAAATTGGTTGAGATCCTTGACGTGTGATTACAAGACAAATGTGATGGGGACCCTTAATATGTTGGGTCTTGCGAAGAGGATAGGTGCGAGGTTTCTTCTCACTAGTACCAGTGAGGTTTATGGTGATCCTCTTGAGCATCCACAGAAGGAGACATATTGGGGACATGTGAACCCAATTGGTTAGTGAAAATCATTGCATACTGCGAATTGTGGGTTTTCGGCTGCATTGATCTGATTTGATGATTGGTCAGGTGTGAGGAGTTGCTACGACGAAGGGAAACGGACAGCTGAAACCTTAGCTATGGACTATCACAGAGGTGCTGGTGTTGAGGTAGTATGCATGATAACATTCTGAATCCTGATATGTTCAATTATTCAACACTAATATGTTGCTTTTTATGAATGCTGGTGTTACCATATTCCCCATGGTTAGTTTTGTTAGGTGAATGGGATCAGAGCTATTGTCTCCAAGTCACATGGAAACTAGGACAACTCTATTGATAAAAAGCAGTAATAATGCGAGTTTAGAGACTGGGAAATGAACTAAACCCCAAAGGGCATTCTTTTTCTCCAACTCTTTCGTGTTTTTGTATGTGCTCTCTAAGAAGAGGGATGTCTTGGCATCTTGTTATAGTATCCCTTAGTAAAGATTTGCATTTTTTCCTGGTTTGACTTGTGCAATTCTGTCTAATAATCTTTATTGTGTTAACAGGTGCGCATTGCACgtatttttaatacatatgGACCTCGGATGTGTCTGGATGATGGGCGTGTTGTCAGCAACTTTGTTTCACAGGTTTGTCTAGAGAACCACTGTTCTGGGTGGGGTGATTTTGGAAAAAGTATAAAGCTAAAAATCGTTTGTTTGGAAATCTTTAGTCTGGACATTATGCATTAAAAGCTATTTTTTGCGGAAAAACATACTCCTATTCCTATAAGAATGATAGTTTGGAGAATATGTGTTTATCCCTTTAATGTTGATATCAGATTCTTATGGTCTCAGCTTTCTTATGCAGGCTATACGGAAACAACCAATGACAGTCTATGGGGATGGGAAGCAAACACGAAGCTTCCAATATGTATCAGACTTGGTATGTAATGGCTTCTCGATTTGGCACCACCTTAATTGATTGCTCTTTGATATATAGCTAGTCAAAAAAGTTCCGCAGCACATTAGATAGATCGGTTCAGTCTCATCTGAAAAGTCTAGTGGTtgctacaaaattttaaatcatattaaGTGttgaaataagttaaagttAGAGATCTTAAGGCACTGATttgtttattacttttattcttCTGTCGATATTAACACATACTGTGTTCTATGACGAAACctctagtatatatatttgtctCTCTCAATCCCCAACCAGTACCAAGAAATATACCAAaccttcttctcctcctcttaTATCCGTACTATAAGCGCCCCCCTTATATGTtcgattttgttttaaaagaCCCTGAACTATAATCAAGAAGGTTTTACATATTATGGTAAGGAAGATTATGGAGATGAAGTAACCTTGCATTTGCTCAATGTGCTTTGAAAATCAGATccatgtgtatatatatatatgatgtaTGTATCCATTTATGGATGTCAGGTCGATGGATTGGTGGCTTTGATGGAAAGCGAGCACGTAGGCCCGTTTAATTTGGGTAATCCGGGAGAGTTCACCATGTTAGAGCTTGCTGAGGTTTGTCCTGGTCGTCAATgacatttttctatattttctgTAGAGGATTAGATTTCTGCATAATTgagttgtttttttgtttctgaAACAATAGGTGGTGAAAGAAACCATTGATCCGAGTGCCTCGATTGAGTTCAGACCGAACACTGCTGATGATCCACACAAGAGGAAACCAGATATAACCAAAGCAAAGGATCTTCTCAACTGGGAGCCCAAAGTTTCGCTACGAGATGGATTGCCTCGGATGGTTAATGATTTCAGAAACCGCATCTTGAACGAGGATGAAGGGAAGGGAAACAAATGAGAACGGTATGATGTATAGAACGAAACCACATTGCGATTATAAATTCATCGATTTTACACTGAGAAACTTCATATTTAGCAGCAATATGTCACGTTTGTAGTTCCCATTATTTCtcagttttgaaaattttctgcTAATATATACTggaattttgaattcaatacACAGATTTATATAGGTTATATATTCTTTTGCAATTGTCGTGTTGAAAATGCTTTAAActtgttttgtttcttttttctcaattCTATGACCCCATGTGCATATATAGGTCGTTTTCAACAATTAATTGTAAAAGATGTTCAAATAttggaatataaaatgatttaaaaatcAGCTTGAAAAACTATGATTTGTTCGCAAtgatgtaacttttttttgatgaaattatatCTAGTGGTAGCGAAGAACAATCATATGCAGACATCACTAGTGGCAAGTTAAACGATATCGCCTGTTTATGCAAAAAATGTCCTTTAGTTGGAAAACAATAACATACTACACATAGGCGACCAAAATTTATTGCTGTGTAATAATTgtaaacaaatcaaaacttCATGACtgtttcaattgatttttatagTTGCAAAATAGATTAGAATTTGACCATAATTCATGCTTTTTTACAATTTGAccaaatcaaaatactagTGATGAAAGCACCAGTCTAATTTACCAATATACAAACCAAAACAGTTAAAGTTAAAGAGGGCAATGCTTTCTTTCTCATCCAATGAAGCCGAAAACAACATAGAATTCTTAATTAGTTCAAAAGAAGAGTTTCACTCGCTCACTAGAAATTAGTCATCaagatttgaaatatataaactGTAACAGACAGACCAATTCATTCTGCACTAAACCATCACCATTAGTCGAATAGAAACTCGCTTAACAAGTCATCGATCAATAGATCCGCGATCTCATTACCTGTTAAGGCGATCTCTTCCACGGGATCTTGCCAGTGCATCTCCCAATCAAGTTTTCTCTCGGCTCTCTGCAGCCCGTTTGCAGATTCTTCTTGGCTAATAAGCTTCTCAACAGTGCTTATGGCTCGTTCCTTCCGCCTTGTTAGCAGCAGTGATCCTGCCAATTTTGACATCACCCAGGGATGTACATCAACGTGCTTCAGGAAAATCTGTGAGAGTGCTGAGTTGATTCTGTCGAATAGCAACATCCTCTCTGGTCTCGACACAGCTACCTCGTAGTGGTATTTCTCCTCAAGGATGTCAAACAACCCGGTGTCCAGAGGGCAATCTGGGATATgccataatattttaaacaaatcGAAGCCAAATTCTTGGAGGCCTGTTTGGGTTAGCACATCAAGAGTATAATAGGCCTCCCAGCCTTCAGTTCTCATAGAGTATTTCCCGATGGGAGTATGAATCAATGTATTATCATAAGCATCATATTCCATCTTCAGGAGGTGTAGTTGCATCTGTAGCTCTGTTAAAAAAAGGAATTCACAGGATCATCATGACCGCGTGTCCCATGAAAAACTACTACAGTATATTGCAACATGTTAAGAGCACAATTAATGTTGAAATAAATAGTATGTCAAAACAATTTCTTGAAAAGCAATGATATGGAAACGAGGTCGGGCACACATGTTCAATGCGTCAACGGAAGAAACAGATTTAACATTAGTCATTCGCTGTTAAGATCTCAAGCATAGTTATATATATGGCTAGAAAACGTTATCTTTTGCTAATTGATTACCTATTGCAACTTGCAAGGACACACAGAAAACGAACTTCTTCCCATTACATAACATAAGCAAAGAATGATAAAGTTCATACCAATGACTTCAGTACTGACTCTCCCAGAATTTTCTGAACAAGATGATGCTTTCCAAACAAATGGAGTCTTGAGAATTGAGACTGGACTAGCATAATCAGCATCTTTGGAGCTTTTCGAAGAAACTGCCTCAATTCCAAGATGGTCATCAGTAACTTCTTGGTGCATTTCCTAAAACAGCACCAAACAAAACGAGTGAACTTCAATTACCAGAACCTTGACAGAGCTTAAGAATAGGCATTCCCATCAGCATGTAGCCAAAGAAAATGCATCATGAGAAAATTGATGAGAACCGTTGCTAAGAATGTAAGAATAATGAATAGAGAATGTAAGGTTGATGTGCAAGTCTTATTTCATACTCCGTAGCAACTATACATGCACAAAAGCCATCGGACATCTATAGTTACATCTGATCATTAGCAATATCATGTAATTTTAGAGATGGTAGATGTGACCAAATCGCTTACACTTTGATGAGTATCATATGCATGAAAATGAGGTGgctagaaacaaagtaaaaatggcaagtaaaaataacagataatttatcatttatttagaGTATCAAAAATTAATCTCAGAGATTGCATGCCATCAAGTTTCTTTAGTAGGTGAATTAAACTAGTATACCATTTTCTGCATCACAAATTTGCAAAAGTAGCAATTATGTAGTTGGTGACTTTCCTCAGAATAAAAAAGCAATACAGTTAATGATAATATTTCTCAAAAGAAGTACTAGCatctttgtaattttaatatttcagcATCAGCAGATATTTCCACTTTAAGAAATGTGGCAAAAAAtggcatatatatacatgtggcAAAAAATGCCATCTATAGAAGTGTGGCAAAAAATGGCATATATATCTCACAAACTTGAAAACCAGTtatgacaaaattaaaaatttcaccGTCAGACTTTGTAttagagaaatttttttaaaaaaaagacaaaaaaaataataaccaCCTATGAGTTACTTGTTCCTAAAACATAACTAATGCAATTGCTATTCTattaatgcaatatatatatgtacgtATTTATGAAAGCATACAagaagattattttaaaggtGACTAAACTTGCAAGAAGAACAGCAATGATGCATCTTCTGACAACCTCCCCTAAAGCGAAGAAAagataatcataaatatataaactacTTCTGAATTCTCGCTGCAAAATCTTACTAGGAACAACAGCAATAATACTGCTTCCGACAACCCCCCTGAATCATTGTACAGTATCATGTAAGCCACAATATACCTATCACACGTCTTAAGCAAAAGTATATATAAGACTACAACATGGGCAACGACGCACCACCACGTGTCAATCAGTATAGGCACATAACTGTATTTATACTCAAAACCAATGTTCTTAGATATCTAACACAAACGGCATAAATATGCGTACAAGAAAGTTGTACCATATCGACAGTTTTGGAGAATTTTCTTATCTCATGTAGTGTTTTATGTCAAAATCAACATATATACGAAAGtaattttaagtgtatatAGTCAGTTTAACCATTCAAAAATGAGCTTTCAAGGAGCAAAAGCAATATATGGTCATGTAGAAGAAGAGTATTTTaatgatagaaataaaatttaaaaaaaaacattcctTTTGGATGTAcaataaaggaaaagaagatCATAAAACCAgttgattaattgatttattagttatatttGGAGGATTATAATTAGGAATATAATCTATCCCTAACTATTCTTTGGGAAGAGTTAGATTGCATCAACAAGATGTTGGTTAACTAGTTCGAGCGACTATTAGGGACCCGACATGATGGTCTAACCAACATAACCACCTAGAGTCTATTAGGGACCCGACATGATGGTCTAACCAACATAACCACCTAGAGTCTATTAGGGACCCGACATGATGGTCTAACCAACATAACCACCTAGAGTTTTGTATCACATAGTACCCACAAACATTGAACTTCGGTTGTTTGCTTGagtcaaaatttatttgtttgcttGCCTATGCTCACACATTCATAATACTAACGAAGGGAGGGAAGGTCATAAAAGCACTTGactaaaatttgaagaatGATAGTTAGGGATagattatattctttttaatgatttaGATTGCATCGGAAAGATGCCAACTCAACTATTTCATCATCAAACAATTCTAGGGGTTACCAACATTGCGTTCTTGCCCACTACAACCAACTAGAAAAGTGTTGCCACATACTACCCCGACACATTCAAATTCGATCGTCTATGTTGGGTCAAATGATTCTTTCCTTTTATCGAGGTGTTCCACTCATGTCGAACCCCATTCAATGAATATATCGGGTAAAGTAGTTTATCttgtccattgccattgtggAGGTGAAACCCTTCGATGGATGTTGGGTCATTTTCCCAATACAACATGAACACGATCTCTAAAGTCCTAAAACCTTATGCTAACCCATATAAGTCCCTTGTGAACACCAAACAACTTGGCGCGATGGATGAATATGTTGACACATTTGTATCTCGCAATGCACAAGTCCACTGTATTTCCGATGCACACTGTGTGGGTTCACTTTTGCACATCCGCTCTAAAGTCTAAACCCATGTGGACTTAGTTGACTTGGCACAATGTGAACTTCAATCACCACTAGAATCCCAAATCAACCCCCGTCCTTCCCATTCTCAACCTCTTCATGGGGCGAAGATATGAGATCATGATTCACCACAAAGTGTCATTACGACATTAGAACCTTACGAGCAAGATTGTTGAGAATTAGAATTGGagtaagattttaaaaatttagtagcattttttccccttttggATCAATAccaaagaagaaaggaaatcAATCGAATCAAATGattgattaaaaatgatttgtaGTTATTATTTGATTGGTATTTTAGGAATAAAGCAcacttttattaaatataaatagagtATATCGTGGATGCACATTTCATCGGGAAATTATAGTGGATAATCCAGCTTTACACTAGACAGAGCTTCTGATATAACGGGAGAAAGTTTAAGATTGTTTCCTAATTCAGTTTGGTCcatcaataaaatttcaagatctcccaaaaaatcattttatttcattttacgTTATCGATGTGTAAAAAACTTGGGATCAAATCAAACAGGTCTTATTTTGATGATGCAAGGAATTCAAGTAAAAACAAGTGAAATACAGATGTGGAGGTTTTTCTTGTGtttggtaaaaataaaataaaatgaagatacCTAAGGCGAAGAAGCCAAAACAACTTACAAGATAATAGGTAATTATAAGATAGATCTATGAAACCAGTTGTAAAAgagttataaaaaatatgattggaGAGGCACAAAAGGAAGTGTGTCTCTCTTTATGTGGTGAGGCCATGGGGGGTTGTGTCCCTCCCCCAAAAGCGTTTGGAAACTTTCCTCTTCCACTGGATATCTATGTTGGAGCTG
The genomic region above belongs to Salvia hispanica cultivar TCC Black 2014 chromosome 3, UniMelb_Shisp_WGS_1.0, whole genome shotgun sequence and contains:
- the LOC125213298 gene encoding UDP-glucuronic acid decarboxylase 1-like; this encodes MKHLHKQSTSSRKDEESPYSPKSLKHPRSLPRSLSYLLREQRLLFILLGILIGSTFFLFRPSALSPPPDRISADSLSDFSANYNYNKFAKGVGRVPVGIGRRRKRIVVTGGAGFVGSHLVDKLVARGDDVIVIDNFFTGRKENVVHLFGNSRFELIRHDVVEPILLEVDQIYHLACPASPVHYKYNPVKTIKTNVMGTLNMLGLAKRIGARFLLTSTSEVYGDPLEHPQKETYWGHVNPIGVRSCYDEGKRTAETLAMDYHRGAGVEVRIARIFNTYGPRMCLDDGRVVSNFVSQAIRKQPMTVYGDGKQTRSFQYVSDLVDGLVALMESEHVGPFNLGNPGEFTMLELAEVVKETIDPSASIEFRPNTADDPHKRKPDITKAKDLLNWEPKVSLRDGLPRMVNDFRNRILNEDEGKGNK